One segment of Triticum aestivum cultivar Chinese Spring chromosome 2A, IWGSC CS RefSeq v2.1, whole genome shotgun sequence DNA contains the following:
- the LOC123189652 gene encoding mitochondrial proton/calcium exchanger protein codes for MASRAIIRRRKYILEHTNGPRLLHSCKFTSGQGTFGCDVEHNTVSHVPQQNSGDSSHEKQQFTLRNRCLLGLSNGFLRRPALGVPLASYESKTHISVFPLGARYFRQSVRAASETAGQPKSGIKNGKSEDQNQPEKEASPEECDQAVEGLSTAKAKAKAMVQEVQKTDQSIIQKFWATLLGIGPALRVIASMGRADWAAKLKHWKEEFVSTLQHYWLGTKLLWADVSISSRLLVKLADGKSLTRRERQQLTRTTADMFRLVPFAVFIIIPFMELLLPVFLKLFPNMLPSTFQDKMKEEEALKRKLKARMEYAKFLQDTAKEMAKEVQTSRSGDMKQTAEDLDKFLDKVRKGGHVPNEEILSFAKLFNDELTLDNINRSRLVNMCKYMGIQPFGTDNYLRFMLRKKLRDIMNDDKMIEAEGVESLSEEELQHACRERGHLDLLSTEEMRHQLKDWLDLSLNQSVPSSLLILSRAFTVSGKMKPEEAVVATLSSLPDEVVGTVGTALPSEDSVSERKRKLEFLEMQEELIKEEEKEEKAKLDEQEATKEDLALKEMTEPTAREGEELKKSKEHEKNDHLGDISQALAVLASASSVTKEREEFLSLVNKEIELYNTMLEKEGTVDEEEARRAYRVAREESDHAAELVAGEKVSSALIEKVDAMLQKLEKEIDDVDARIGNRWQVLDRDRDGKVTPEEVEAAAGYLKDTMGKEGVQELISNLSKDREGNILVEDIKKMASQTEENCEQKETAR; via the exons ATGGCTTCTAGGGCAATCATCAGGAGAAGGAAGTATATTCTTGAGCATACTAATGGGCCTCGCCTATTACATTCATGTAAGTTTACTTCCGGCCAAGGAACATTTGGATGTGATGTTGAGCACAACACTGTATCCCATGTGCCGCAGCAGAATTCGGGGGATTCTAGCCATGAGAAGCAGCAATTTACTTTAAGGAATAGATGCCTTTTGGGCCTTAGTAACGGGTTCCTGCGCCGCCCAGCCCTTGGTGTTCCTCTTGCCTCTTATGAATCCAAAACACATATTTCTGTATTCCCCTTGGGAGCCAGGTATTTCCGGCAGTCAGTCCGCGCAGCGTCAGAAACAGCTGGGCAGCCGAAATCTGGTATTAAGAATGGAAAGAGTGAGGACCAGAACCAACCAGAAAAGGAGGCGTCTCCAGAAGAGTGTGACCAGGCGGTGGAAGGCTTAAGCACTGCAAAGGCTAAAGCCAAAGCAATGGTGCAGGAAGTCCAAAAGACTGACCAATCGATCATACAGAAATTCTGGGCAACACTTCTGGGTATTGGTCCTGCTCTGCGTGTTATTGCTTCAATGGGCAG AGCCGACTGGGCTGCGAAGTTGAAGCATTGGAAGGAAGAATTTGTTTCTACGCTGCAGCATTATTGGCTGGGCACTAAGCTACTGTGGGCAGATGTTAGCATTTCATCAAGATTGTTGGTGAAGCTTGCTGATGGAAAGAGCCTTACAAGGAGAGAGAGGCAACAGCTTACACGCACAACAGCAGACATGTTCAGGCTTGTACCGTTTGCTGTGTTCATCATCATTCCGTTCATGGAGCTCTTGCTGCCAGTGTTCCTGAAGTTGTTCCCAAACATGTTGCCATCCACTTTCCAGGACAAGATGAAAGAAGAG GAGGCATTAAAGAGGAAATTGAAAGCAAGGATGGAATATGCAAAATTCTTGCAAGATACAGCGAAGGAAATGGCAAAAGAAGTGCAAACATCACGTAGTGGGGATATGAAACAGACAGCTGAAGACCTGGATAAATTTTTGGACAAG GTCAGGAAAGGTGGACATGTCCCCAATGAAGAAATTTTGAGCTTTGCAAAGTTGTTTAACGATGAGCTGACTTTGGATAACATTAACAG ATCACGGTTAGTAAACATGTGTAAATATATGGGAATTCAGCCTTTCGGTACAGACAACTACTTGAGATTCATGCTTCGAAAGAAGTTACGAGA CATTATGAATGATGATAAGATGATTGAGGCTGAGGGTGTGGAGTCTCTTTCTGAGGAGGAGCTCCAACACGCTTGTCGCGAACGTGGCCACCTTGATTTATTGTCAACAGAGGAGATGCGCCATCAG CTCAAAGACTGGTTGGATTTATCACTCAATCAGTCTGTGCCATCATCTCTTCTGATTCTATCAAG AGCTTTTACTGTATCTGGGAAAATGAAACCTGAGGAGGCTGTTGTAGCAACGTTATCTTCTCTGCCAGATGAAGTTGTGGGTACAGTTGGAACAGCATTGCCTTCTGAAGATTCTGTTTCTGAAAGGAAGAGAAAATTGGAATTCCTAGAGATGCAGGAGGAACTTATCAAG GAggaagagaaagaagaaaaggCAAAGCTAGACGAACAAGAGGCTACTAAGGAAGATTTGGCTTTGAAGGAAATGACTGAGCCTACTGCTAGGGAAGGAGAGGAACTAAAGAAATCAAAAGAACATGAGAAGAATGACCACCTTGGTGACATCAGTCAAGCATTGGCTGTGCTCGCATCTGCTTCT TCTGTTACCAAAGAGCGAGAAGAGTTTCTGAGCCTTGTAAATAAAGAG ATAGAACTATATAACACCATGCTGGAAAAGGAGGGCACAGTGGATGAAGAAGAGGCTAGGAGAGCATATAGGGTGGCCAGGGAGGAATCAGATCATGCTGCAGAATTAGTTGCAGGAGAAAAAGTTTCTTCAGCATTAATAGAGAAG GTTGATGCTATGCTTCAGAAATTAGAGAAAGAGATTGATGATGTTGATGCACGAATAGGCAACCGCTGGCAGGTGCTTGATAG